The genomic DNA GCTGTGAGATGAGTGTTTTTCCTCGCATTGTAAAACATCAGGCTATGTCTGTTCTGTACCCACTGTAATAATGAATTCCCTAACTAGTGAAATTCAGGGATTTTCTAAATCGCATCTGAAGAAACAGTCCACGCGGGTGACAACAGTCACCGGAAGACAATTAATAGAAACTCGGAGCGGCACTTCAGTCCTTCTGGCAGAATGCTCCacggagcacagcacagcctgcGGGTTTGTCCAGGATTTGAGTTTGGACCTACAAGTTGGTCTTATCAAACCATTTATTTTAATCTGTAAGAAATTGCGCCTTTTACAAATGGTATTTCGCTATGTATAACAGGCCAAGCCTAGATTCAGATCATACGTGCTGGCCTAATAAACTATGCAATTATTTTCAGCTTCCCAAGATGCTGCTCAAGATATTGACACATTGAGGAAATACAAGGTGATCTCGAACGGATTTGTTAAAAATGCTTTGTTTAAGAATAAAGGGTTATGCCAGTGTGCGTCGTCCTTATCGCAGAAATAGCCTAAGGTTAAGCTGCAAAGGGTTAGTAATATGGCTTGTTCATATGCAATAATCAGATATTCCTTTAGTGAATGCAGCATCTTATTCTAGTTTAGCACTCGAAGACACTCTGACAGGCAAAGCATAGCGGCCGCGCATTCCAAACCCAATAACGCAGATTCCCGGCCATGCGTAACAGGGGatcacgttctctctctgtttcgaCTTTCAAGTCGTTAAAAACCACAGGTGACCTTCCTAACACTTTCACTGGCTAGGCCAAATAGTTTAGATCAGTGTTTTCTCAAACACATTGGTGACAAGTAACAAGAAGTTAAACCTGTTATGTCTAAACCTGTTATGTTAAACATGATTAATAAGTACATACACAGTACACTGGCTACATACATACGCCTCCATACATACCAACACCCCTACCCTGCATACATCTCCTAAATAGCCTACACAGACAGGCCACTCacgagttgagttgagttgtagGTGATATATCTGCCAACTTGGGCAGCATGTTACCAACTCTCATATTTTAAGAGTTTGAAGAGGGCCCGTTCTTAGTGAAATAGCTGTAGGCTCACTGGTACTGTAatccagtggttctcaaactaggggtcgcgGACCCAAGACgggtcgccaaacgttttttgggggtcgcaaatgatcttgctgccctgtgcatcaacatattaggctttgacatgctgtatagtctgtcagaaatggtgttttctacatcagggtggataatggaaaactaatattgtctcagcaagcagtctcatcattcaagatgaaactgaatttagacctataatatcctgtcaaatgtgtgggggggtcgcaagacttggcaaatggattttatggggtccccggacaaaaagtttgagaaccactgctgtaATCTATTAGTGTGTATAATTCATATTTCTGACCTCTGTGGAGCGTTGTGGCCTTCGTCCCTTAGGTGACACACATACTGAATGTAGCGTATGACCGTTGTGGCCTTCGTCCCTTAGGTGACACACATACTGAATGTAGCGTATGACCGTTGTGGCCTTCGTCCCTTAGGTGACACACATACTGAATGTAGCGTATGACCGCTGTGGCCTTCGTCCCTTAGGTGACACACATACTGAATGTAGCGTACGGGGTGGAGAACGCCTTCCCTGACCTGTTCCACTATAAAACAGTGACTGTGCTCGACGTCCCGGAGACTGACATCACATCCTGCTTCCAAGAGTGCTTTGCCTTCATAGACCAAGCCAGAGATCAGgtaaagattgtgtgtgtgtgtgtgtgtgtgtgtgtctgtgtctgtgtgtgtgtgtgtgtgtggttgtgtgtgtgtgtgtctctgtgtgtttgtgtgtggttgtgtgtgtgtgtgtgagagagaatgaatgtgcCTTGAGCACTGTAGAGGTTAATTCTACcatctattttatttattatttattatttattatttcagtGTTCTGTTGTCTTGTATGTATGAACAGTTCCCCAATATGCAT from Clupea harengus chromosome 18, Ch_v2.0.2, whole genome shotgun sequence includes the following:
- the LOC105902947 gene encoding dual specificity protein phosphatase 19-like encodes the protein MNSLTSEIQGFSKSHLKKQSTRVTTVTGRQLIETRSGTSVLLAECSTEHSTACGFVQDLSLDLQVGLIKPFILISSQDAAQDIDTLRKYKVTHILNVAYGVENAFPDLFHYKTVTVLDVPETDITSCFQECFAFIDQARDQGSVVLLHCNAGVSRSASVAIAYLMSRDALSFQEAFDAVKAVRPSIRPNPGFLTQLKTYTP